One stretch of Candidatus Zixiibacteriota bacterium DNA includes these proteins:
- a CDS encoding ABC transporter permease subunit: protein MLSTVIEKEIRDIIGTTKFAVIFGACTALILITFYVGARTFQASQSQYEAAKAENLRQFEGLTDWFNIQSHRVFLPPEPVAALVTGIANDIGRTTEIQGRGELSAQDSKFNEDPIYAVFRFLDLEFLFQVVLSLFAILLGYDAISGEKERGTLRLSFANAIPRHVYILGKLLGAGAALILPLLLALGIGCLLLPLLGVPMTGTDWGRLVLIIGSGLLYFALFLSLAIFVSALTQRSSSSFLLLLAAWIMCVLIVPRAAVVLAGRAVDVPSVDEIGSQKMRFQMQQFQEDRENWKNFKPSHQQDPEATMAELNRFMEEAADKRDQKMKEFSERLNEQRTNKQHEQEQVALGLARISPAASLSLALTNLAGTSLNLKQHYKEEATAYQEGYAKFMKEKTGSVPGGRMIVVRSFSDDEKEPEPIDPTEIPEFVYRPLSFAASLAAAGFDIVLLVLYNFVFFAGAIVAFLRYDVR, encoded by the coding sequence ATGCTGTCCACCGTAATCGAAAAGGAAATTCGTGATATTATCGGGACGACGAAATTTGCCGTCATCTTCGGCGCCTGCACGGCGCTGATCCTGATCACCTTCTATGTTGGCGCGCGGACTTTTCAGGCCAGCCAGTCCCAGTACGAAGCCGCCAAGGCCGAAAACCTGCGGCAGTTCGAAGGCCTCACCGACTGGTTCAACATTCAGTCGCACCGCGTCTTCCTGCCGCCGGAGCCGGTCGCGGCGCTGGTCACTGGCATCGCTAACGACATCGGACGCACGACCGAGATCCAGGGCCGCGGCGAGCTGTCAGCGCAGGACAGCAAGTTTAATGAAGATCCGATCTACGCCGTCTTCCGCTTCCTCGATCTTGAGTTCTTGTTCCAGGTGGTGTTGTCGCTGTTTGCGATTCTGCTCGGCTATGATGCTATCAGCGGCGAGAAGGAACGCGGCACCCTGAGATTGTCCTTCGCGAACGCAATACCGCGCCACGTCTACATCTTGGGCAAACTGCTCGGCGCCGGCGCCGCCCTGATTCTGCCGCTCCTGCTGGCACTCGGGATCGGGTGTCTGCTGTTGCCGCTGCTGGGAGTTCCGATGACGGGGACGGATTGGGGACGATTGGTTCTGATCATCGGTTCGGGTCTGCTCTATTTTGCGCTGTTCTTATCTCTGGCCATCTTCGTCTCGGCCTTGACGCAGCGTTCCTCCAGCTCCTTTCTGCTGCTGCTGGCGGCATGGATTATGTGCGTGTTGATCGTCCCGCGCGCGGCCGTCGTTTTGGCCGGCCGGGCGGTTGATGTGCCATCCGTGGACGAGATCGGATCGCAGAAGATGCGCTTTCAGATGCAACAATTTCAGGAGGATCGGGAGAACTGGAAGAACTTCAAACCGAGCCATCAACAAGACCCGGAGGCCACGATGGCCGAATTGAATCGCTTCATGGAAGAAGCCGCCGACAAGCGCGACCAGAAGATGAAGGAATTCTCCGAGCGTCTCAATGAGCAACGCACCAACAAGCAGCACGAACAAGAGCAAGTCGCGCTCGGCCTGGCCCGCATTTCGCCGGCTGCTTCCCTCTCTTTGGCGCTCACCAATCTGGCCGGAACCTCGCTCAACCTCAAGCAGCATTACAAGGAGGAGGCCACGGCCTACCAGGAAGGTTACGCCAAGTTTATGAAAGAGAAGACCGGGAGTGTGCCGGGAGGGCGGATGATCGTCGTCCGTTCCTTCTCCGACGACGAGAAGGAACCGGAGCCGATTGATCCGACGGAAATTCCCGAGTTTGTGTATCGACCCCTTAGCTTCGCAGCATCGCTGGCGGCAGCGGGATTCGATATCGTTCTGCTGGTGCTTTACAACTTCGTCTTTTTCGCCGGGGCGATTGTCGCCTTCCTGCGCTATGACGTCAGGTAG
- a CDS encoding ABC transporter permease subunit: MLGTLIVKELKAIIVSPKFVATFLICAVLMLLSVFIGIQEYRNAVRQYETATQLVEEGAREATGWHNIPYRAYRQPDPMQVFVSGLGYDLGRFSSISTREIVKLRNSAYSDDPIFALFRFIDFAFIVQVVLSLLAILFTYDAINGEREEGMLKLVFANPVPRARYLLAKCIGGWLGLVIPIMIPLLLCLLLVMAFHVPLTTDHWFKLLMLMAVSVLYFTFFVAFGVLISALTRRPSVSFLLALVGWIVFILIIPRAGVIISGQLLPVPSVAEIEGQSEGFAKDRWQAFYEEQEKRWQERNADRANGDGNSQAVSDEQLWKYMEEDDAARKAVQQEIETYQTKLNIDLQNRHKTQERLAFTLSRFSPASAYLLAAMNLAGTGVELKSRYEESLRNFRDQFLEFVEAKQAEGGASGAFTISIDTQSGLKIGTPRDQGALDVSQLPRFTPPQYPLMGAAAATVVDFGLLALYSILAFGAAFVAFSRYDVR; the protein is encoded by the coding sequence ATGCTGGGAACTCTGATAGTCAAGGAACTCAAAGCGATCATCGTCAGCCCCAAATTCGTAGCCACGTTCTTGATCTGCGCCGTGTTGATGCTGCTCAGTGTCTTCATCGGAATTCAGGAATACCGTAACGCCGTCCGCCAATACGAGACTGCGACGCAATTGGTCGAAGAAGGAGCGCGCGAAGCCACCGGCTGGCACAATATCCCTTACCGCGCCTATCGCCAGCCCGATCCGATGCAAGTCTTCGTCTCCGGACTCGGCTACGATCTCGGGCGTTTTTCGAGCATTAGCACGCGCGAGATTGTCAAGCTGCGCAATAGCGCCTATTCCGATGACCCCATCTTCGCCCTCTTTCGATTCATCGACTTCGCCTTCATTGTCCAAGTGGTGTTATCGCTGCTGGCGATCCTGTTCACCTACGATGCCATCAACGGCGAACGCGAAGAGGGAATGCTCAAACTGGTTTTCGCCAATCCAGTGCCGCGAGCGCGCTACCTGCTGGCCAAGTGCATTGGCGGCTGGTTGGGATTGGTTATCCCAATCATGATTCCGCTGCTGCTCTGCCTGCTGCTGGTGATGGCCTTCCATGTACCCTTAACCACAGATCATTGGTTCAAACTGCTCATGCTGATGGCCGTGTCGGTCCTGTATTTCACCTTCTTCGTGGCCTTCGGTGTACTGATATCGGCGCTGACCAGACGGCCGTCCGTTTCGTTCCTGCTGGCCTTGGTCGGGTGGATTGTCTTCATCCTGATCATTCCGCGCGCCGGCGTTATCATCTCTGGCCAGCTCCTGCCGGTGCCCAGCGTGGCGGAAATTGAGGGGCAGTCGGAGGGTTTCGCCAAGGACCGCTGGCAGGCGTTCTACGAAGAGCAAGAGAAACGCTGGCAAGAGCGCAACGCAGATCGCGCCAATGGCGACGGCAACTCGCAAGCGGTATCCGATGAGCAGCTTTGGAAGTACATGGAAGAGGACGACGCGGCCCGCAAAGCCGTACAGCAGGAGATCGAAACGTACCAGACCAAGTTGAACATCGATCTGCAGAATCGCCACAAAACGCAGGAGCGGCTGGCCTTTACGTTGTCACGTTTCTCGCCGGCTTCGGCCTATCTGCTTGCCGCGATGAATCTCGCCGGTACCGGAGTCGAACTGAAATCCCGCTATGAGGAGTCGTTGCGCAACTTCCGCGATCAGTTCCTGGAGTTCGTCGAAGCCAAACAAGCGGAGGGCGGCGCCTCCGGAGCGTTTACGATTTCGATTGACACGCAGTCAGGGCTCAAGATCGGTACACCGCGCGACCAAGGCGCTCTAGACGTCAGCCAGCTGCCGCGCTTCACACCGCCGCAATATCCACTGATGGGCGCAGCCGCCGCGACGGTGGTCGACTTCGGATTGCTGGCGTTGTACTCGATTCTGGCCTTCGGTGCAGCGTTTGTAGCATTCTCACGTTACGACGTGCGCTGA
- a CDS encoding ABC transporter ATP-binding protein, producing the protein MLEAVQLTKRYEDGVLALDHVNFSVNRGEIFAVLGGNGAGKTTTINLFLNFIEPSEGEARINGFVTHQEPLRAKQFVAYVSENVMLYPNFTAIQNLDFFARLGGKTQYTRDDYRAVLLRVGLAEEAHGKRLKGFSKGMRQKCGIAIAILKDAPAVLLDEPTSGLDPQAGHDFLRLLESLRAEGKAILMSTHDIFRAKEVADTVAIMNEGRIIMQRQAADLVGQDLEALYMQYMAGHNGVAA; encoded by the coding sequence ATGCTCGAAGCCGTGCAACTGACCAAGCGCTACGAGGATGGTGTACTGGCGCTTGATCACGTCAATTTCTCCGTTAACCGCGGCGAAATCTTTGCGGTCCTCGGAGGCAATGGCGCCGGCAAGACCACGACCATCAATCTCTTTCTCAACTTTATTGAGCCGAGTGAAGGCGAAGCGCGCATCAACGGCTTCGTTACGCATCAAGAACCCCTGCGGGCAAAGCAGTTCGTGGCCTATGTGTCCGAGAATGTCATGCTTTACCCGAATTTCACCGCTATTCAAAACCTCGACTTTTTCGCCCGCCTCGGCGGCAAGACCCAGTATACCCGCGACGACTATCGTGCTGTCTTGTTGCGAGTCGGCCTGGCGGAGGAGGCGCACGGCAAGCGGCTCAAGGGATTCTCCAAAGGAATGCGCCAGAAATGCGGCATCGCCATCGCAATTCTCAAGGACGCACCCGCCGTCCTGCTCGATGAACCAACCTCCGGTCTCGACCCCCAGGCCGGCCACGATTTTCTCCGCCTGCTCGAATCACTGCGCGCCGAGGGCAAGGCGATCTTGATGTCGACCCACGACATCTTCCGCGCCAAGGAAGTTGCCGATACCGTCGCCATCATGAACGAGGGTCGCATCATCATGCAACGCCAAGCCGCGGATCTGGTCGGGCAGGATCTGGAAGCGCTGTACATGCAATACATGGCCGGCCATAACGGCGTCGCCGCCTGA